In bacterium YEK0313, one genomic interval encodes:
- the rutF gene encoding FMN reductase (NADH) RutF: MEGGSNRGRVVPEASVTPQSYRDGMAAVAGHVHLITTAGPAGTSGFTAIAVASVSDDPPTLLVCLNRKSANGALIESNGVFAVNALGADAEVLAETFAGRRGLSGAARFSVGQWTPLATGSPALDTALVTFDCRVLEVKPVATHTIIIGTVVGLRVGDGGPALAYFGRGYRTIER; the protein is encoded by the coding sequence ATGGAAGGCGGATCGAACCGCGGAAGGGTCGTGCCGGAGGCGAGCGTCACGCCGCAGTCCTATCGCGACGGCATGGCGGCGGTGGCCGGCCACGTCCATCTCATCACGACCGCGGGCCCGGCCGGCACGAGCGGCTTCACGGCCATCGCAGTCGCCTCGGTGTCCGATGATCCGCCGACCCTGCTCGTCTGCCTCAACCGCAAGTCGGCGAACGGCGCGCTGATCGAATCGAACGGCGTCTTCGCGGTCAATGCACTGGGCGCGGATGCCGAGGTGCTTGCCGAAACCTTCGCCGGCCGGCGCGGGCTTTCCGGCGCCGCCCGCTTCAGCGTCGGCCAATGGACGCCGCTCGCGACGGGCTCGCCAGCGCTCGACACGGCGCTCGTCACCTTCGATTGCCGCGTTCTGGAGGTCAAGCCGGTGGCCACCCACACCATCATCATCGGCACGGTGGTGGGCCTGCGGGTCGGCGACGGCGGCCCGGCGCTCGCCTATTTCGGCCGCGGCTACCGGACGATCGAGCGTTGA
- the ruvB_1 gene encoding Holliday junction ATP-dependent DNA helicase RuvB produces the protein MTARSTSAPRTGAHPAADSAAPALPQSIDETLDLLKRGSYVADRSLATVLFLALKMGRPLLLEGEAGVGKTEIAKVLAETLGRNLIRLQCYEGLDVAAAVYEWNYAAQMIAIRLAEAGGAVDREGLAEGIFSERYLTKRPLLKALEPDLRGAPVLLIDELDRTDEAFEAFLLEVLSDFQVTVPELGTIRAPAAPIVIVTSNRTREIHDALKRRCLYHWVDYPDAARELAILKAKAPDAPERLTREIVAFVQRLRRTDLFKVPGVAESIDWATALTELDAVGLDPQGVTDTLGVLLKYQDDIVKMQGGEAKAILDEVRAGR, from the coding sequence ATGACAGCCCGTTCGACATCCGCGCCCCGGACCGGCGCTCATCCCGCCGCCGACAGCGCGGCGCCGGCCTTGCCGCAATCGATCGACGAGACCCTCGACCTCCTGAAGCGCGGCAGCTACGTCGCTGACCGCTCGCTTGCCACCGTGCTGTTCCTGGCGCTGAAAATGGGCCGGCCGCTGCTTCTCGAAGGCGAAGCCGGCGTCGGCAAGACCGAGATCGCCAAGGTCCTCGCCGAGACGCTCGGCCGCAATCTGATCCGGCTGCAATGCTACGAAGGGCTCGACGTCGCGGCCGCGGTCTACGAATGGAACTATGCGGCGCAGATGATCGCGATCCGCCTGGCCGAGGCGGGCGGAGCCGTCGACCGGGAGGGCCTTGCCGAAGGCATCTTCTCAGAGCGGTACCTGACCAAGCGGCCCCTGCTCAAGGCGCTCGAGCCGGATCTGCGCGGCGCGCCGGTGCTCCTGATCGACGAGTTGGACCGCACGGACGAGGCCTTCGAGGCCTTTCTGCTCGAAGTGCTTTCCGATTTCCAGGTGACCGTGCCGGAGCTCGGCACGATCCGGGCGCCGGCGGCACCGATCGTCATCGTCACCTCCAACCGCACGCGCGAGATCCATGACGCGCTGAAACGGCGCTGTCTCTACCATTGGGTCGACTATCCCGACGCGGCGCGCGAGCTCGCCATCCTCAAGGCCAAGGCGCCGGATGCGCCGGAGCGGCTCACGCGCGAGATCGTCGCCTTCGTGCAGCGGCTGCGGCGGACCGACCTGTTCAAGGTGCCCGGCGTTGCCGAAAGCATCGACTGGGCGACCGCGCTGACCGAGCTCGACGCCGTCGGCCTCGACCCGCAAGGGGTCACCGACACGCTCGGCGTGCTGCTCAAATATCAGGACGACATCGTCAAGATGCAGGGCGGCGAGGCCAAGGCGATCCTCGACGAGGTCAGGGCAGGGCGTTGA
- the pucA_3 gene encoding putative xanthine dehydrogenase subunit A, translated as MLASDDDILVQAEAWAKAGKGVAVATVVETWGSAPRPVGSHLVIDEEGTFLGSVSGGCVEGEVVTEALDVIGTGKPRLLEFGVADETAWRSGLSCGGRISVYVEKVG; from the coding sequence ATGCTCGCATCCGACGACGATATTCTGGTTCAGGCCGAGGCCTGGGCCAAGGCCGGCAAGGGGGTGGCGGTGGCCACCGTCGTGGAGACCTGGGGCTCGGCGCCCCGGCCGGTCGGCTCGCATCTCGTCATAGACGAGGAGGGCACATTCCTCGGCTCGGTCTCCGGCGGCTGCGTCGAAGGCGAGGTGGTCACCGAGGCGCTCGACGTGATCGGCACCGGCAAGCCCCGGCTTCTCGAATTCGGCGTCGCCGACGAGACCGCCTGGCGGTCCGGCCTGTCCTGCGGCGGCCGCATCTCCGTCTATGTCGAGAAGGTCGGCTGA
- a CDS encoding VWA domain containing CoxE-like protein gives MPHALAENVAHFARALRVAGLPVGPGTVLDAIAALQAAGIGSREDFYWTLHAVFVGKHEHSALFRDAFEIFWKRRHLMEKLLQLLMPVAHVPQAKPDPASLRLQEAFFRNTEATPVERPEVEVDARFTISDVEVLQAKDFAQMTAAEIAEAQRRVAALVLPDDAVPTRRFAPDPRGERIDLRRTLRRSIGEGGAIIDLARRGPKEKHPPLVVLCDISGSMSQYTRVMLHFIHALMERRRHVHAFVFGTRLTNITRALKARDPDEALAAAATTVQDWSGGTRIAPSLHGFNKLWSRRVLSGGAVVLLVTDGLEREAGGDLAREADRLHRSCRRLVWLNPLLRYDGFEAKAQGIRTLLPHVDEFRTIHNIAAVADLVAALDARRPDRAHDPRRWLTAA, from the coding sequence ATGCCGCATGCGCTCGCCGAAAACGTCGCCCATTTCGCCCGTGCGCTTCGCGTCGCCGGCCTACCGGTCGGGCCGGGCACGGTGCTCGACGCGATCGCCGCGCTCCAAGCGGCGGGCATCGGCTCGCGCGAGGATTTCTACTGGACGCTGCACGCCGTCTTCGTGGGCAAGCACGAGCACTCGGCGCTGTTCCGCGATGCCTTCGAGATCTTCTGGAAGCGCCGGCATCTCATGGAAAAGCTGCTGCAGCTGCTGATGCCCGTGGCGCACGTGCCGCAGGCAAAACCCGATCCGGCATCGCTGCGGCTGCAGGAGGCCTTCTTCCGCAACACCGAGGCGACGCCGGTCGAGCGGCCGGAGGTGGAGGTCGACGCGCGCTTCACCATTTCCGACGTCGAGGTGCTGCAGGCCAAGGACTTCGCCCAGATGACCGCGGCCGAGATCGCGGAGGCGCAGCGGCGCGTCGCAGCCCTCGTCCTGCCCGACGATGCCGTGCCGACGCGCCGCTTCGCGCCCGATCCGCGCGGCGAGCGGATCGACCTGCGCCGCACGCTGCGCCGGTCGATCGGCGAGGGCGGCGCGATCATCGATCTGGCCAGGCGCGGCCCGAAGGAAAAGCACCCGCCGCTGGTCGTGCTCTGCGACATATCGGGCTCGATGAGCCAGTACACCCGGGTGATGCTGCATTTCATCCACGCGCTGATGGAGCGGCGGCGGCATGTCCACGCCTTCGTCTTCGGGACGCGGCTCACCAACATCACCCGTGCGCTCAAGGCGCGGGACCCCGACGAGGCGCTCGCCGCGGCCGCGACCACCGTCCAGGACTGGTCCGGCGGCACCCGCATCGCGCCCTCGCTGCATGGCTTCAACAAGCTGTGGTCGCGGCGCGTCCTGTCCGGGGGGGCCGTGGTGCTGCTCGTCACCGACGGCCTGGAGCGCGAGGCGGGCGGCGACCTCGCCCGGGAGGCCGACCGGCTGCATCGCTCATGCCGCCGGCTCGTCTGGCTCAATCCGCTGCTGCGATACGATGGTTTCGAGGCGAAGGCGCAGGGCATCCGCACCCTGCTGCCGCATGTCGACGAGTTCCGCACCATCCACAATATCGCGGCGGTCGCCGATCTCGTCGCGGCGCTCGACGCGCGCCGGCCCGACCGCGCGCACGACCCGCGGCGCTGGCTGACGGCGGCCTGA
- the cutL_1 gene encoding Carbon monoxide dehydrogenase large chain, producing MTVSGIGAAVRRKEDHRFITGKGQYTDDINRPGQTHAYFLRSPHAHANLKKVDTAKARAMPGVVAVFTGEDVAADKVGGLICGWMIHSKDGTPMRAGPHPVLAQGKVRYVGDHVAVVIAETLAQAKDAAEAIDVDYEVLAANVDTAKAQDKGAPQVHTEAPANTVYDWHLGDKGATDAAFAKASHVTRLDIVNNRLVPNAMEPRAAIGEYDSGNDALTVYTTSQNPHVARLVLSAFIGIAPEHKLRVIAPDVGGGFGSKIFIYAEETVCVWAARKVNRPVKWTADRTEEFLAIAHGRDHVTRAELAIDADGKITGLRVKTIANMGAYLSTFASSVPTYLYATLLSGQYAIPNIYAEVDAVYTNTAPVDAYRGAGRPEATFVVERLVEVAAREIGMDPAAFRKRNFVSKFPHQTPVIMMYDTGDYKASLIKAMEMADVKGFGKRRREAARRGKLRGLGYSTYIEACGIAPSQAVGSLGAGVGLWESAEIRVNPVGTVEVLTGSHSHGQGHETTFAQLVSHRLGIPIDNVAIVHGDTDKVQFGMGTYGSRSGAVGMSAISRALDKIEAKAKKVAAHVLEAAETDIDFKDGQFTVKGTDKSVDFGTVALNAYIAHKFNPQELEPGLKEGSFYDPTNFTFPAGCHICEIEVDTETGVSSIVKWTAVDDFGNVINPMIVEGQVHGGIAQGVGQALLEGTIYNKDGQLVTASFMDYAMPRAHDLPSFEVGMTVTPCPSNPLGIKGCGEAGAIAAPPAVINALTDALGTEDVPMPATPHAVWRIIQKQAKTAKAAE from the coding sequence ATGACTGTGTCCGGCATCGGCGCGGCCGTGCGCCGCAAGGAAGACCACCGTTTCATCACCGGCAAGGGCCAATATACCGACGACATCAACCGCCCCGGCCAGACCCACGCCTATTTTCTGCGCTCACCGCATGCCCATGCCAATCTGAAGAAGGTCGACACTGCCAAGGCCCGCGCCATGCCGGGCGTGGTGGCGGTGTTCACCGGCGAGGATGTCGCGGCCGACAAGGTCGGCGGGCTCATCTGCGGCTGGATGATCCATTCGAAGGATGGCACGCCGATGCGCGCCGGCCCCCATCCGGTGCTCGCCCAGGGCAAGGTGCGCTATGTCGGCGACCATGTCGCGGTGGTGATCGCCGAGACCCTGGCGCAGGCCAAGGATGCGGCCGAGGCGATCGACGTTGACTACGAGGTGCTGGCCGCCAATGTCGACACCGCCAAGGCGCAGGACAAGGGCGCGCCGCAGGTGCACACGGAGGCTCCGGCCAATACGGTCTATGACTGGCACCTCGGCGACAAGGGCGCGACCGACGCCGCCTTCGCCAAGGCGAGCCACGTGACCAGGCTCGACATCGTCAACAACCGCCTGGTGCCCAACGCCATGGAGCCGCGGGCGGCGATCGGCGAATACGATTCCGGCAACGACGCGCTGACGGTCTATACGACCAGCCAGAACCCGCATGTCGCGCGCCTGGTGCTCTCCGCCTTCATCGGCATCGCGCCCGAGCACAAGCTCAGGGTGATCGCTCCCGATGTCGGCGGCGGCTTCGGCTCGAAGATCTTCATCTATGCCGAGGAGACGGTCTGCGTCTGGGCGGCGCGCAAGGTCAACCGGCCGGTCAAGTGGACCGCCGACCGCACGGAAGAGTTCCTGGCCATCGCCCATGGCCGCGATCACGTGACGCGGGCCGAGCTCGCCATCGATGCCGACGGCAAGATCACCGGCCTCAGGGTCAAGACCATCGCCAATATGGGCGCCTATCTCTCGACCTTCGCCTCGTCGGTGCCGACCTATCTCTATGCGACGCTGCTGTCGGGCCAGTATGCCATCCCGAACATCTATGCCGAGGTGGACGCGGTCTATACCAATACCGCGCCGGTCGACGCCTATCGCGGGGCCGGGCGGCCGGAAGCGACCTTCGTGGTCGAGCGGCTGGTCGAGGTCGCGGCGCGCGAGATCGGCATGGATCCGGCGGCCTTCCGCAAGCGCAACTTCGTCTCGAAGTTCCCGCACCAGACGCCGGTCATCATGATGTACGATACCGGCGACTACAAAGCCTCCCTCATCAAGGCCATGGAGATGGCCGACGTGAAGGGCTTCGGCAAGCGCCGGCGCGAGGCGGCGCGGCGCGGCAAGCTGCGCGGGCTCGGCTATTCCACCTATATCGAGGCGTGCGGCATCGCGCCCTCGCAGGCGGTCGGCTCGCTCGGCGCGGGCGTCGGCCTGTGGGAATCGGCCGAGATCCGGGTCAACCCGGTCGGCACGGTGGAAGTGCTTACCGGCTCGCACAGCCACGGCCAGGGCCACGAGACGACCTTCGCCCAGCTCGTCTCGCACCGCCTCGGCATTCCCATCGACAATGTCGCGATCGTCCATGGCGATACCGACAAGGTGCAGTTCGGCATGGGCACCTACGGCTCGCGCTCCGGCGCGGTCGGCATGTCCGCGATTTCCAGGGCGCTCGACAAGATCGAGGCGAAGGCGAAGAAGGTCGCAGCCCATGTGCTGGAGGCGGCCGAAACCGATATCGACTTCAAGGACGGCCAGTTCACCGTGAAGGGCACCGACAAGTCGGTCGATTTCGGCACGGTGGCGCTCAATGCCTATATCGCCCACAAGTTCAACCCGCAGGAGCTGGAGCCGGGGCTGAAGGAAGGCTCGTTCTACGACCCGACCAATTTCACCTTCCCGGCAGGCTGCCATATCTGCGAGATCGAGGTCGACACCGAGACGGGCGTGTCGAGCATCGTGAAATGGACCGCGGTCGACGATTTCGGCAATGTCATCAATCCGATGATCGTCGAAGGCCAGGTCCATGGCGGCATTGCGCAGGGCGTCGGCCAGGCGCTGCTCGAAGGCACCATCTACAACAAGGACGGCCAGCTCGTGACGGCCTCGTTCATGGACTATGCCATGCCGCGCGCGCACGACCTGCCATCCTTCGAGGTGGGCATGACGGTCACGCCGTGCCCGTCCAACCCGCTCGGCATCAAGGGGTGCGGCGAGGCGGGGGCGATCGCCGCCCCGCCGGCGGTCATCAATGCGCTGACCGATGCGCTCGGCACCGAGGACGTGCCGATGCCGGCGACGCCGCATGCGGTGTGGCGGATCATCCAGAAGCAGGCGAAGACGGCCAAGGCGGCCGAGTAA
- the cutS_2 gene encoding Carbon monoxide dehydrogenase small chain encodes MPTVTMTVNGRQVSADVDTRTLLVQYLRDHLHLTGTHVGCDTSQCGACVVHVDGKAVKSCTTFAVQNDGADVVTIEGLAKDGKLHPMQEAFREHHGLQCGFCTPGMIMSAIDIVNRKGAVDEPTIRAELEGNICRCTGYHNIVRAVEAGARAMTGTTAVRQAAE; translated from the coding sequence ATGCCGACGGTGACCATGACGGTCAACGGACGCCAGGTCTCGGCCGACGTCGATACGCGCACATTGCTCGTCCAATACCTGCGCGACCATCTCCACCTGACCGGCACCCATGTCGGCTGCGACACCTCCCAGTGCGGCGCCTGCGTGGTGCATGTCGACGGCAAGGCGGTGAAATCCTGCACGACCTTCGCGGTGCAGAACGACGGCGCCGACGTGGTGACCATCGAGGGCCTTGCCAAGGACGGCAAGCTGCACCCGATGCAGGAGGCCTTCCGCGAGCACCACGGCCTGCAATGCGGCTTCTGTACGCCCGGCATGATCATGTCGGCGATCGATATCGTGAACCGCAAGGGGGCGGTCGACGAGCCGACGATCCGTGCCGAGCTCGAAGGCAATATCTGCCGATGCACCGGCTATCACAACATCGTCCGGGCGGTGGAAGCCGGAGCGCGGGCGATGACGGGCACGACTGCGGTTCGACAAGCGGCCGAGTAA
- the catD_3 gene encoding 3-oxoadipate enol-lactonase 2: MPRFTTSDGLSLRYEDTGGTGPVLLLSNSLGTRLEMWDDQMPVFSSHYRVVRYDKRGHGESELKVGPTSFARLTRDAVELLDHLGVARADWCGLSMGGMSGMWAGSHYGSRFGKLVLCNTAPSMPTADMWNQRIATVKTNGLKPLIPSIVDRWFTKRFQAADPKAVARVVAMLETTPPEGYAACSAAIRDMDQREAIRHIANPVLVVAGTHDGSTPPARGREIAAAIANARYVELDAAHLSNIEQTEAFNAAVVDFLTR, translated from the coding sequence ATGCCTCGCTTCACCACGTCGGACGGCCTGTCGCTGCGCTATGAGGACACCGGCGGCACCGGCCCGGTCCTCCTCCTGTCCAATTCGCTCGGCACCCGCCTTGAAATGTGGGACGACCAGATGCCGGTCTTTTCGTCCCATTACCGGGTGGTGCGCTACGACAAGCGCGGCCATGGCGAGAGCGAGCTGAAGGTCGGCCCGACCAGCTTCGCGCGACTGACCCGCGACGCGGTGGAGCTGCTCGACCACCTCGGCGTCGCCAGAGCGGACTGGTGCGGCCTGTCGATGGGCGGCATGAGCGGCATGTGGGCCGGCAGCCACTACGGCAGCCGCTTCGGCAAGCTGGTCCTGTGCAACACGGCGCCCAGCATGCCGACGGCCGATATGTGGAACCAGCGCATCGCGACGGTGAAGACCAACGGCCTGAAGCCGCTGATCCCCTCCATCGTCGACCGCTGGTTCACCAAGCGCTTCCAGGCGGCCGATCCCAAGGCGGTGGCCCGGGTCGTCGCCATGCTGGAGACGACGCCCCCGGAAGGTTATGCCGCCTGTTCCGCGGCGATCCGCGACATGGACCAGCGCGAGGCGATCCGCCATATCGCCAATCCGGTCCTGGTCGTCGCCGGCACCCATGACGGCTCGACGCCGCCGGCCCGCGGCCGCGAGATCGCTGCCGCCATTGCGAATGCACGCTATGTCGAGCTCGACGCCGCGCATCTGTCCAATATCGAACAGACAGAAGCGTTCAACGCCGCTGTCGTCGATTTCCTGACCAGGTAA
- the cutM gene encoding Carbon monoxide dehydrogenase medium chain has translation MYPFKYHKAATVRGAVGLLKKGEDAKLLAGGQTLIPTMKQRLASPGAIIDLSGAGLAGIELKGRTVVIGAMTTHAEVANSPIVQQAIPALAGLAGHIGDPQVRHRGTIGGSVANNDPAADYPAALLALGATVHTNKRKLAADEFFAGLFSTALDEDEIITKVAFPIPGKAAYVKFPNPASRYALVGVFVAKKGRAVRVAVTGAGNDGVFRHAGMEEALGKRFNVKSLEGIATEAGSLNGDIHASADYRAHLIGVMARRAVAAAA, from the coding sequence ATGTATCCTTTCAAGTACCACAAGGCCGCCACCGTCCGCGGTGCCGTCGGGCTCCTCAAGAAGGGCGAGGACGCCAAGCTGCTCGCCGGCGGCCAGACGCTGATTCCAACCATGAAGCAGCGCCTGGCGAGCCCGGGCGCGATCATCGATCTCTCGGGCGCCGGCCTTGCCGGCATCGAGCTGAAGGGCAGGACCGTCGTCATCGGCGCCATGACCACCCATGCGGAGGTTGCCAATTCGCCGATCGTGCAGCAGGCGATCCCGGCCCTTGCCGGCCTCGCCGGCCATATCGGCGATCCGCAGGTGCGCCATCGCGGCACGATCGGTGGGTCGGTCGCCAACAATGACCCGGCGGCGGACTATCCGGCCGCCCTCCTGGCGCTCGGCGCGACCGTCCACACCAACAAGCGCAAGCTTGCCGCCGACGAGTTCTTCGCCGGCCTGTTCTCGACAGCGCTCGACGAGGACGAGATCATCACCAAGGTGGCCTTCCCCATCCCCGGCAAGGCGGCCTATGTGAAATTCCCGAACCCGGCCTCGCGTTATGCCCTGGTCGGCGTCTTCGTCGCCAAGAAGGGACGGGCGGTCCGCGTCGCGGTGACCGGGGCGGGCAATGACGGCGTGTTCCGCCATGCCGGCATGGAGGAGGCGCTGGGGAAGCGCTTCAACGTGAAGTCGCTCGAAGGCATCGCGACCGAGGCGGGCAGCCTCAACGGCGACATCCATGCTTCCGCCGACTATCGCGCCCATCTGATCGGCGTGATGGCGCGGCGCGCGGTCGCGGCCGCGGCCTGA
- the livH_34 gene encoding High-affinity branched-chain amino acid transport system permease protein LivH, producing MEVFFQQLINGLTIGSIYGLIAIGYTMVFGIIGMVNFAHGDVFMVSSFIALIALMVLTTWLGVGSILLALLIVLIIAMVFTSLINWTIERVAYRPLRGSFRLAPLISAIGMSIVLMNFVQIAQGPRNKAVDPILNTVVPLFGAGTYTVTISYKQILIMVTTAVLLTVFAWVVAKTPLGRAQRACEQDRKMAALLGIDVDRTISITFVMGAALAAVAGTLFLVFYGVVNFADGFTPGVKAFTAAVLGGIGSLPGAVLGGLLIGLIETFWQAYFSVEYKDVAAFSILAIMLIFLPQGILGRPDVEKV from the coding sequence ATGGAAGTTTTCTTCCAGCAGCTGATCAATGGGCTTACGATCGGCTCGATCTACGGCCTGATCGCCATTGGCTACACGATGGTCTTCGGCATTATCGGCATGGTGAACTTCGCCCATGGCGATGTGTTCATGGTGTCCTCGTTCATCGCGCTGATCGCGCTGATGGTACTCACCACCTGGCTCGGCGTCGGATCGATCCTGCTGGCGCTGCTGATCGTGCTGATCATCGCCATGGTGTTCACCTCGCTGATCAACTGGACCATCGAGAGGGTCGCCTACCGGCCGCTGCGCGGCTCGTTCCGCTTGGCCCCGCTGATCTCGGCGATCGGCATGTCGATCGTGCTGATGAACTTCGTCCAGATCGCCCAGGGCCCGCGCAACAAGGCGGTTGATCCCATTCTCAACACGGTGGTGCCCCTGTTCGGGGCCGGCACCTATACGGTGACCATTTCCTACAAGCAGATCCTGATCATGGTGACGACGGCGGTGCTACTCACCGTCTTCGCCTGGGTGGTCGCCAAGACCCCGCTCGGGCGCGCCCAACGGGCCTGCGAGCAGGACCGCAAGATGGCCGCCCTGCTCGGCATCGACGTCGACCGCACCATTTCCATCACCTTCGTGATGGGCGCGGCGCTCGCCGCGGTCGCCGGCACGCTCTTCCTCGTCTTCTATGGTGTCGTCAATTTCGCCGACGGCTTCACCCCCGGCGTCAAGGCCTTCACCGCCGCCGTGCTCGGCGGCATCGGCTCGCTGCCCGGCGCGGTGCTCGGGGGGCTGCTCATCGGCCTGATCGAGACCTTCTGGCAGGCCTATTTCTCGGTCGAGTACAAGGATGTGGCGGCCTTCTCCATTCTCGCCATCATGCTGATCTTCCTGCCTCAGGGCATTCTCGGCCGGCCCGACGTCGAGAAGGTATGA
- a CDS encoding FAD dependent oxidoreductase, which translates to MDMQRRHFLRGAAGATLVALSGGAAAAEEARREAAPDIPAPAPFARPAPLRPIEARTDRIIALNVCTRPFRAAGPRIEAERIGRKTVVHNYGHGGSGWSLSWGSAAIAVQLAQATRARRIAVIGCGAIGLTTALVAQRAGLKVRIYAKERPPEVRSFNATGVWSPDSRVCTTDHATPEFERHWEAMARASFRTYQTLLGLADSPIEWRDGYLLSDTPFDQPARHGDDREPAYPDLERRLLADLRGPWLTLQPGQHPFRVPFARRYTQLTFNISAYSRLLMDDFLRLGGEIETRAFESPRQFADLREKTLINCTGYGARALLGDESIVPVRGQTARLIPQPEVTYGLAYRNHNLNVVARRDGILVQAQDPADFGNADTTVDRAASEAAVARLAGLFAAA; encoded by the coding sequence ATGGATATGCAACGCCGTCATTTCCTTCGTGGCGCCGCCGGCGCCACACTGGTGGCCCTGTCGGGCGGTGCCGCGGCCGCCGAGGAGGCGAGGCGCGAGGCCGCGCCGGACATTCCGGCCCCGGCGCCGTTCGCGCGGCCGGCGCCACTCAGGCCGATCGAGGCGCGCACCGACCGGATCATCGCGCTCAATGTCTGCACCCGGCCGTTCCGCGCGGCGGGGCCGCGGATCGAGGCCGAGCGCATCGGCCGCAAGACCGTCGTTCACAATTACGGCCATGGCGGCAGCGGCTGGTCGCTGTCCTGGGGCTCGGCGGCGATCGCGGTGCAGCTCGCCCAGGCGACGCGGGCGCGGCGCATCGCCGTCATCGGCTGCGGCGCCATCGGCCTGACCACGGCGCTGGTCGCCCAGCGGGCCGGGCTGAAGGTCCGCATCTACGCCAAGGAACGTCCGCCCGAGGTGCGCTCGTTCAACGCCACCGGCGTCTGGTCGCCGGATTCGCGCGTCTGCACCACCGACCATGCGACGCCGGAATTCGAGCGGCACTGGGAGGCGATGGCGCGCGCCTCGTTCCGCACCTACCAGACCCTGCTCGGCCTCGCCGACAGCCCGATCGAGTGGCGCGACGGGTATCTCCTGTCCGACACGCCGTTCGACCAGCCGGCGCGCCATGGCGACGACCGCGAGCCCGCCTATCCCGATCTCGAGCGCCGGCTGCTGGCCGATCTCCGGGGGCCATGGCTGACCCTGCAGCCCGGCCAGCATCCGTTCCGTGTGCCGTTCGCGCGCCGCTACACACAGCTCACCTTCAACATCTCCGCCTATTCGCGCCTGCTGATGGACGATTTCCTGCGCCTCGGCGGCGAAATCGAAACGCGCGCGTTCGAGAGCCCGCGGCAGTTCGCGGATCTGCGCGAGAAAACCCTCATCAACTGCACGGGCTATGGCGCGCGGGCGCTCCTCGGCGACGAGAGCATCGTGCCGGTCCGCGGTCAGACGGCGCGGCTCATTCCCCAGCCCGAGGTGACCTACGGTCTTGCCTACCGCAACCACAATCTCAATGTGGTGGCGCGCCGCGACGGCATTCTGGTGCAGGCCCAGGACCCCGCCGATTTCGGCAATGCCGACACGACCGTCGACCGGGCGGCATCGGAAGCGGCGGTGGCGCGGCTCGCCGGGCTGTTCGCGGCGGCATAG
- a CDS encoding Carboxymuconolactone decarboxylase family protein, translated as MDEKDRFEAGLSVRRAVLGDAHVDRSLAARDSFTTEFQDLITRYAWGEIWTRPGLDRKTRSFLVLAMTAAMGRWEEFRLHCRAAFSNGVTTDDIKEVLLQVAIYAGVPAANTAVKEAREVFAELGIKT; from the coding sequence ATGGACGAGAAGGACCGTTTCGAGGCCGGGCTGAGCGTGCGCCGCGCGGTGCTCGGCGATGCCCATGTCGACCGTTCGCTGGCCGCACGCGACAGCTTCACCACCGAGTTCCAGGACCTGATCACGCGTTATGCCTGGGGCGAGATCTGGACGCGCCCCGGCCTCGACCGCAAGACGCGCAGCTTCCTGGTGCTCGCCATGACCGCCGCCATGGGGCGCTGGGAAGAGTTCCGGCTGCACTGCCGGGCGGCCTTCTCGAACGGCGTGACCACCGACGACATCAAGGAAGTGCTGCTGCAGGTGGCGATCTATGCCGGGGTGCCCGCGGCCAACACGGCGGTAAAGGAAGCCCGCGAGGTCTTTGCCGAGCTCGGCATCAAGACCTGA